The genome window TGGATTGAGTCAAAGCTGCCCGTCGCCAAATCAAGGTTGACTTAAGGTTGAGTGAGGTGGAAGTTTTGTCCTCATCCTCCGTATGCaggttttctgtgttggagtccCACTGGGGAAATAAGGGTAACATAAATAGCAGGTTTGTTGTCACCCCTACAGGTTGTGCTGAGGTCTGCTGGATTATCATCACACCGATTACCCTTTAAGCTGATTTATGGAGCAAAGGTTCTCGACATCCTCCGCGGCTGACTCAGTGACAACCAATGTCTTATGTCTCTCAATAGACACACGCTCAGTCACGTACACACAATCAGACAAACATACAGGGCACACTGTGTGCACATACAAATAACccacatgggcacacacacctAGCCTACTTAAACCCATTTCACACAGTCACCTCCTAGTTTCAATTGTTTCGGTACACAATGAAACAAACGTTGCATTCAGCTTCAAACTGGGTGCTGCGGACTGTTCTGTCAAGCGTAGCCCACGTTGGGTGTCGGTTGACTTCAGATCAGTTTGAATCTGTTCGAATGGTAGTGGTGCCCTGTTTGGGAATCCTCAATCTGACCCTGGATCAAATGCACTGTGTATCTAAACCCCTGGTTAATTGTTGTGCTGTGATGGGCCTTGTGGAACCTGTAGGCTGTGCTGTCTTATTGGCTGGCTTGCTGTCTGaccggctggttggctggcttcCTACTGTCAGGCATGAGAGCTGAGCTGTGCTCGGCACGGATCGTCCAGCTGACTGATTTATGAGTtcttcctgcccctcctcctcttcctcctccacaagCCTCCTTGTTCCACCCTCCAGCCCATCAGCCTTGGCCCCCATCTGAACCTGGCTGTCCCTGGAACACAAGCAGAACCAGCCTGTGTCCATCGCTGTCAGCATGCTCTATAAACAAACCGCTGCCagagtggaggagctggacaagcagtgtgtgtgcgtgtgtgtgtgtgtgtgtgtgtgtgtgtgtgtgtgtgtgtgtgtgtgtgtgtgtgtgagtgaactgTCTTGGGACCTGACTGCAGCTGAGCACTCAAGGCCCAGGGAGAACTTAGTGGGAGGTAGCTCAGCTGGGAGATTGGAACCACAGTGGATGGATATGCTTTCTGTGTGATTTTATTTCATCACAATGTTGAAAATGGGTTgttgaaaatacttttttttatggTTTTAGAGTATTATGGAAACTCATAGTGAGGGAAGGTAACCGGACAAAGAACCCTACGGGGTTTGGGTTTGGCCTTTGTGTTTTTTACGGGAAAACAAGAATCGGGTTTTGCAATGAAAGCGTATGATATCATATCCCAGGCTTGTTTCTCAGTGGTTTTGATGAAGGTCAAAGCCACACGGGATGTTTATCAGTTCTCTGAAAATCTCGACTGGAGAGATCAAAGAGGAACGTCTGCTGAAAGCCTTTGTATCCATTTGATGTATTTTACATCGGAACTGACATTGCTTTCAAGTGACCTTCCGCAAAGTTAGCTAACAGGAATCAAGCAGCTGAAAtccattcaatatttgtaatgtatatCAGTTGACTTCGGTATGGTGTATTGATTGAACTGAGCAAATAAATGACTTATACAAATCACCTGCCCCTTTACTATGGTAGAAGAACTACTCTGATTAATCTAAGGATGACAGGAGTAGCCTATAAGATTGGCAAACAGACAAAAGACTGCAAACCACAAACTGAAAGCTCATCTCTAGCAGACCCTACCTGTTAAAACCTGACCAGAGACATTCAAGGACGGCTTTCCAGGCTATACCCCCGTATTGGGTCGTCCTTTCATGAATTGGCCGCCCGTCTGTGTGTAACGTTTTGTTTTAATGTCGTTGTGTAGGACGGAGGCACACGGGAAGCTCAGTAAAGTGATGAGGTGAGCGAGGACGGAGGAGGCTGAAGGAGCTCTCGACGACCCGCTAAAGGCTTACGTGAGCAGCCGCTGCCTGTGTCCTATCCCCAGGAGGAGACTGGGTCCTCTGGGTGAAATCCCTCAAATGCTCCAGAGACGCCATGAGCCACACCTGGAGAGGCCCCCTCACGACTCCATAGACTGCCCTTGCTCCTGCACCCCCTCCATCCTGGGAACCCTCTGACCCCCCGCTGCCCATTGGACGAAGATGAAGCGGGTGGGCCAGTGGTCGGCGGAGGAAGTCTCCCGTTGGTTGAACGAGGAGGGGATGCCAGAGTACAACGACGCCCTCCACCGCGCGGACGGCCCCGCCCTCCTGCGCCTCTCCCAGGCCGACTTCCAGACTCCGCCCCTCTCGCTCGTCTCCTCCGACAACGGGCGCCAGCTCCTGGAGCGCCTGGAGACGCTGTGCGTCGAGACCCACATGGAGGCCCACCAGAACGGGCACGCCAACGGGCACGCGGGGCTGCCCAACGGCACCGGCAAGCTCCAGAGGAACGGCTCGTCGTCGTCGGGGCAGAACGGCTACCGGAAAGACATGGTCCACATCCCCATCCCCATGGGCGACTCGGAATACTTGGTGGCCTTCCCCTCCGAGTGGGGGAAGACGGGCGTGGCCTTCCTGTACGCCGTGTTCTGCTTCGTCACCACCACCGTGGTCATCTCCGTGGTCCACGAGAGGGTGCCGGCCAAGGAGCACACGCCGCCGCTTCCGGACAAGTTCTTTGACCTGTTTGACCGGGTGGAGTGGGCCTTCTCCATCTGCGAGATCAACGGAATGCTGCTGGTGGGGCTCTGGCTGCTGCAATGGACCTTGCTCAAGTACAGGTACGAATGAGGAAAACCCTGAACGCTTCCGGGATGTGttttctgggaggggggggggggtcgaggaaCCTGCTCAGAGCAGCTCTTCAGAGCAGCGCTCCACGCCTGTCATACTCCCCAAAGTCTGGCTCACTTGGCTCAGTGGGTCTTTCTAGAGTCTTCTTAATGATTCACCTTGGTGAGTTTGCTCATTCTCGCCTCCTTCCCCGTTCTCTCCTGTGTCCAGGTCGATCATCGGACGTCGATTCTTCTTCATCGTGGGAACCCTTTACCTGTACAGGTGTGTCACCATGTACATCACCACCCTGCCCGTTCCAGGGATGCACTTCAAGTGTTCTCCGAAGGTATGTACACAGGCTCTTTCCCCTGGCTACAGGGGTGTTTACCAGACCGTCAGCTGCCAGCTGGCTCTGGTGCCTGGCGTTAATCTCATGAAAATGACAGCACAGCCGTGGAGTTCTTATGTGGACGGACCCTGCGTCCCTCTTTGCGGTACACAGATCTTAAGAGGACATCACAagagctggctgtgtgtgtgtttaccaccttaactaacacattttcttcgGGAAACCCTGGACTTCTTTTGAAAGTATCAGACGATCTGACCGTCACCAACCTCCAGATCCACATAGTTAATCATCCGTGTGTAaaaggtctctctctgtgttgccagaggccggggggggggggggcggggggggtagaTGTTCAGCCCTCTGTACCTAAAGAAAGCTCCCTCTGTACACCCTGGGTTTGGTTTCCTGTTGAAACacggctcccccccccccccccccccccccccccccccccccccccctttcatggACAGACCTGCTGTGTGGCAACttcctgttggtgtgtgtgtgtgtgtggtttgttgtGATTGAGTCATACCTTCACTAATCCTGCACTCTGCACCTGCTGCTCACGCTAAGTCTTAGACGAGGCCTGTTGGTTTAATGTTGTGTTAACGTCTTATTTTGTCACGTGACCAAGTCACTAGAGCTTTGAAAATGATAGCCGCCTGGGTGATTAAACAGTgcctgtcgtgtgtgtgtgtttgtgtgtgtgcgtgcgtgcgtgtgtgtgtgtgtcattccagCTCTTTGGAGACTGGGAGGCTCAGATTCGGAGGATCATGAAGATGATTGCAG of Hypomesus transpacificus isolate Combined female chromosome 11, fHypTra1, whole genome shotgun sequence contains these proteins:
- the sgms1a gene encoding phosphatidylcholine:ceramide cholinephosphotransferase 1 translates to MKRVGQWSAEEVSRWLNEEGMPEYNDALHRADGPALLRLSQADFQTPPLSLVSSDNGRQLLERLETLCVETHMEAHQNGHANGHAGLPNGTGKLQRNGSSSSGQNGYRKDMVHIPIPMGDSEYLVAFPSEWGKTGVAFLYAVFCFVTTTVVISVVHERVPAKEHTPPLPDKFFDLFDRVEWAFSICEINGMLLVGLWLLQWTLLKYRSIIGRRFFFIVGTLYLYRCVTMYITTLPVPGMHFKCSPKLFGDWEAQIRRIMKMIAGGGLSITGSHTMCGDYLYSGHTVMLTLTYLFIKEYSPKRFWWYHWMCWSLSAVGIFCILLAHDHYTVDVVVAYFITTRLFWWYHTLANQQSLKETSQSNPFSRVWWYRLFQYFEENVKGIVPRNYQLPLSWRAPLWSRGVKYSRLDTQ